One window of Papaver somniferum cultivar HN1 chromosome 9, ASM357369v1, whole genome shotgun sequence genomic DNA carries:
- the LOC113311745 gene encoding uncharacterized protein LOC113311745: MDDIDIKCIFCDHECESLKHLFFECPYAKSVALVPPVVGINHSSNLDYSFAQMNSNWIAGIYENSEIEIMATKCWLIWKERCLRIFQSKSTTNIQLSLAVQRHLTFWSPLRQLKQGVINNTTSVLHSHIDINASRWSKPQVNQLKINFDASWFDSSTPAGYGIILRDDTGGAIQATAGTFRASTAEEAEALSMLETTNWAKRMDLKNFSVEGDCQRLILYAQDKQSNIFWRNKAIVSEAVKILKTCGNFLGFMFKNRNGNEVADILEKEARKQGIHKQKWVLMPHFLNSALLSDVCFSNSANISSLQNGVNIMLVDTNISNHLDEIRKTNILDTPM; this comes from the coding sequence ATGGATGATATAGATATAAAATGCATTTTCTGTGATCATGAATGTGAATCTTTAAAGCACTTGTTTTTTGAATGCCCTTATGCTAAATCTGTGGCTTTGGTGCCTCCTGTTGTGGGTATAAATCATAGTAGTAATTTAGATTACTCTTTTGCACAAATGAATTCTAACTGGATAGCAGGTATATATGAAAACTCTGAGATAGAAATCATGGCAACTAAATGTTGGTTgatttggaaagaaagatgtcTACGAATCTTTCAATCCAAATCAACAACAAACATTCAACTATCTCTTGCTGTTCAGAGGCACTTGACATTTTGGTCTCCTCTGAGACAATTAAAACAGGGAGTTATAAATAATACCACTTCTGTGTTACATAGTCATATTGATATAAATGCTAGTAGATGGTCAAAACCCCAAGTAAACCAACTCAAAATAAACTTTGATGCTTCTTGGTTTGATTCTTCTACTCCTGCTGGATATGGTATAATTCTGAGAGATGATACAGGTGGTGCAATCCAAGCCACAGCTGGGACTTTCAGGGCCTCCacagcagaagaagcagaggcTCTGAGTATGCTGGAAACAACAAACTGGGCAAAAAGAATGGACCTAAAGAACTTCTCAGTGGAAGGTGATTGTCAGAGGCTCATCCTTTATGCTCAGGACAAGCAGAGCAACATCTTTTGGAGAAACAAAGCCATAGTATCTGAAGctgtgaagattttgaagacATGTGGAAACTTTTTGGGTTTTATGTTTAAGAACAGGAATGGCAACGAAGTGGCAGACATTTTGGAAAAAGAAGCGCGTAAACAAGGAATTCATAAACAAAAATGGGTGTTGATGCCACATTTTTTAAATTCTGCTTTACTATCTGATGTTTGTTTTTCTAATTCAGCTAATATTTCTAGCTTACAAAATGGAGTTAACATTATGTTGGTAGACACCAATATCTCAAATCATTTGGATGAGATAAGGAAAACCAACATTTTGGATACCCCTATGTAA